A genomic window from Candidatus Rokuibacteriota bacterium includes:
- a CDS encoding molybdopterin molybdotransferase MoeA: MISVRDAQTHILDRIRAPAPPEFLPLAAALGRVLAADVRAEMDVPPTDNSAVDGYAIASADIPAAGTRVLEVVAEIAAGSVFAGVLHPGQALRIMTGAPMPAGADTVYPQEVVERNGSRVNVGPLKPGANTRRRGEDVQAGTVVLPAGGVLRPQEIGVAASLGLAQLLVRRKPRVAILSTGDEVAEPGSVRKPGQIYDSNRFSLRGLVEGAGAIAVDDGIVPDQFDELHARLLRAAEHADVVLTSGGVSVGDYDLVKAVLQEIGGQEIGGQEIGGQEIGGQEIGGQEIGGQEIGGQEIGG; encoded by the coding sequence ATGATCTCGGTGCGGGACGCCCAGACCCACATCCTGGATCGCATCAGAGCTCCGGCCCCACCGGAGTTTCTGCCCCTGGCTGCGGCGCTCGGCCGCGTCCTGGCGGCGGATGTCCGCGCCGAGATGGACGTGCCCCCAACCGACAACTCGGCCGTGGACGGCTATGCCATCGCGTCGGCCGATATCCCTGCGGCCGGCACGCGCGTGCTCGAGGTCGTGGCCGAAATCGCAGCGGGGTCCGTCTTCGCCGGTGTGCTCCATCCTGGCCAGGCGCTCCGCATCATGACGGGCGCGCCCATGCCCGCGGGCGCTGACACCGTCTACCCGCAGGAGGTCGTCGAGCGGAACGGCAGCCGCGTGAACGTCGGGCCTCTCAAGCCCGGTGCGAACACCCGCCGTCGCGGCGAGGACGTGCAGGCGGGCACCGTGGTGCTGCCGGCAGGCGGCGTGCTCCGCCCGCAGGAGATCGGCGTTGCCGCGTCCCTCGGCCTGGCCCAGCTCCTCGTGCGCCGGAAGCCGCGCGTGGCCATCCTCTCCACGGGAGACGAGGTCGCCGAGCCCGGAAGCGTCCGCAAGCCGGGGCAGATCTACGACTCCAACCGTTTCTCGCTTCGCGGCCTCGTCGAGGGCGCGGGCGCGATTGCGGTGGACGACGGCATCGTGCCCGACCAGTTCGACGAGCTCCACGCCCGCCTGCTCCGCGCGGCCGAACACGCCGACGTGGTCCTGACCTCGGGCGGTGTCTCCGTCGGCGACTACGATCTCGTCAAGGCCGTCCTCCAAGAGATCGGCGGGCAAGAGATCGGCGGGCAAGAGATCGGCGGGCAAGAGATCGGCGGGCAAGAGATCGGCGGGCAAGAGATCGGCGGGCAAGAGATCGGCGGGCAAGAGATCGGCGGGCA